TTTACCTCTATTTCATCTATTTTAAATTCACTTGTCTTTAGATGCATTAAATCAAAAAGTGTTTCATAATCACTACTTTTTCCTTTTAAGCCAAGTATAAAATCACCGCCTTTTACATGACCAATCGGGAAATTAGAAATATTATTTTTATTTAGATAGTTACTTATCCATAAACCTACTTCATATAAAACTCTATCTCCGCTTTTTATTCCATAACGGTTATTTATATCATTAAGGTTATCTACGGATATTAAAATTAATGTGTAATCTTTGTTTCGTGCAAGTTCTTTTTTTAAATATTTATATAGATAAGTTCTCGTAAATACTTTTGAGACATCATCTGTAATTTTAGAGTCAAAACCACTGTAAATAAGGTATAAAATAAAATATATACCGAATGTTAAAACAATTACAGATTCAAAATAAAATACACTGCTTAGCGTATTGTAAGTTGTTATAACCGTATGAAAAATAAGAGCAAACATCAAAGCAAAGATGGGTAAACCCATTCTAAGCGCTAGTCTAAAGCGATATTCTCGCTCTTTTTTTTCAGGAAGTTGCATCTATACGTCTAAGTGTTTAACATCTTTAGCATGAGTTTCGATGTAATTACGACGCGGTTCAACTTCATCACCCATAAAGAGTGTAAATGCATCAGATGCAACTTCTGCATCTTCTATTGTAACTTGGAGAAGCGTACGATTTTCAGGTGTCATAGTAGTTTCCCATAATTGATCCGGATTCATCTCACCAAGACCTTTATAACGTTGAATATATGCACCTTTTTTAGCGTATGAAGTTATATTTTCTAAAACTTCTAATACATCATCTTCAAAATTTATATTCCACTCTTTTATTTTGTTATATACAAAATTTGCTTCATTAAAATGCGGAGCCGCAAAAAGTTCATCATTTATCATTAACTCTTCCATACCGTCTTTTGTTTGAACAAACAGGTGGATGCTATCTTCAGATATAACTTTTGTTAGTATATTATTTCCGCCATCTGTTAAAAACTTTTCTACTTCGATATACATTTTATCGTAAGCTAAACTTACTAAGTCGGAATTTTCTATAAAATGACGAATCAAATCTATAAGTGCATAACGACGCTCTAACGCTTCCAAAGAAGTTCTATAGTGATCAACCATTTTAAAATAAGCTATCAAATCGTTAGTACCTATAGATTCTACTTCCAGTGATTCAACACCGTTTTCAATCAAATAATCATTTAACATTCTGTCATTTTTAAAATATATCTCTTTTTTACCTTTTTTATAAAGATATAAAGGCGGTTGAGCAAGATAGAGATACCCGTTTTCAATAATATGACGATAATATCTAAAGAAAAACGTTAGTAGCAGAGTTTGAATGTGGCTACCGTCAACATCGGCATCGGTCATTATTATGATTTTATGATAACGAAGTTTTTCTTCATTGTATTCATCACCGATACCACAACCCATAGCCGTAATCATATTGGTAATCTCATCAGACTTTAAAATCTTCTCTAAACGAGCTTTTTCAACATTTAATATCTTACCTTTAAGCGGTAGAATAGCTTGATAAACACGATCACGACCCATCTTAGCCGAACCACCCGCAGAATCACCCTCGACGAGGTATAATTCACATATAGATGCATCTTTGCTCTGACAATCTGCAAGTTTACCAGGAAGTGTACCTACACTCATATTATCTTTTCTACGAGTTAGTTCACGAGCTTTTTTAGCTGCTTCACGACCACGAGCCGCAGCTAAAGATTTTTGTACAATAGCTTTAGCTTCCAGTGGATTTTCTTCAAAATATTTTGAAAGTATTTCATATGAAGATTTTTGAACCAACGGTCTTACATAAGTATTTCCAAGTTTACCTTTTGTTTGACCTTCAAACTGAGGTTCAGGTACACGAGCCGAAACTATAGCTATCAGACCCTCTCCCGTATCATCACCTGAAATTTTTACATCTTTCTCTTTAGCCGCACCGTTTTGAGAGTTATATGTAGATATAACACGTGTTAACGCCGCTCTAAATCCAGCTTCATGTGTACCACCATTTGGTGTGCGGATATTATTTACAAAAGATGCAACTTTTTCATCGTAACCGTCGTTATACATAAGAGCTATATCAAACTCAATATCTTCAATTTTTCCGGAAAATGAATAAGGTTGAGCTACCTCTTGTTTTTTGTTAAGATCGCTTACGTACTGCTCAATACCACCTTCAAAATGGTAAGTCTCTTTTGTACCTGAACGCTCATCTTCAAAGTTTATAGTAATAAAAGGATTTAAATATGCAAGTTCTTTAAAACGACGAGCTAAATACTCATACTCAAATATAACTGTTTCTGTAAAGATTGATGGATCTGGAGCAAAACTAATAGTTGTTCCTGTTTTACGAGTCTTACCTGTTACCTCTAAAGCTTGTTGAGGAATACCTTGCTTAAAGTCTTGTTCGTGAACTTCACCTTTTCTGTGAATAGTCATGTGAAGATCAGATGATAATGCATTTACAACAGATACACCGACACCGTGAAGACCACCTGAGACTTTATAAGTATCTTTATCAAATTTACCGCCGGCATGAAGTACGGTTAAAACAACTGTAGCTGCAGACATATTCTCAGTCGGGTGCATATCGGTTGGAATACCGCGACCGTTATCGCTTACACTACATCTACCGTCTTTTGTAAGTGTTACGGTAATAGTATCACAATGACCGGCCATAGCCTCATCAATAGAGTTGTCAATAACTTCATATACTAAGTGATGAAGACCACGATGACCTGTATCACCAATATACATACCGGGACGTTTTCTAACAGCTTCTAGTCCTTTAAGGACTTTAATATTACTAGCGCCGTAATTTTGTTCCATATATCTCTCCAGTTACCATTTTTGGCATAGTTGGAGATATTTTATCTAATTTAATCTAAAAAGAAGTTTTAGCTATATTTGAAAATTATATAACTATAGGCATAACTATAGTTTTAAAGTTGTTTTCACTTAGAATAAAAGGTAGATTACTCTCATTTAATCCTATAGTAAAATCAGTACCGTTAATAGAGTTTAAAAAATCAAGCAGGTATCTGCTATTTATTGCTAAAGAAAAAGG
The genomic region above belongs to Sulfurimonas lithotrophica and contains:
- the gyrB gene encoding DNA topoisomerase (ATP-hydrolyzing) subunit B, with amino-acid sequence MEQNYGASNIKVLKGLEAVRKRPGMYIGDTGHRGLHHLVYEVIDNSIDEAMAGHCDTITVTLTKDGRCSVSDNGRGIPTDMHPTENMSAATVVLTVLHAGGKFDKDTYKVSGGLHGVGVSVVNALSSDLHMTIHRKGEVHEQDFKQGIPQQALEVTGKTRKTGTTISFAPDPSIFTETVIFEYEYLARRFKELAYLNPFITINFEDERSGTKETYHFEGGIEQYVSDLNKKQEVAQPYSFSGKIEDIEFDIALMYNDGYDEKVASFVNNIRTPNGGTHEAGFRAALTRVISTYNSQNGAAKEKDVKISGDDTGEGLIAIVSARVPEPQFEGQTKGKLGNTYVRPLVQKSSYEILSKYFEENPLEAKAIVQKSLAAARGREAAKKARELTRRKDNMSVGTLPGKLADCQSKDASICELYLVEGDSAGGSAKMGRDRVYQAILPLKGKILNVEKARLEKILKSDEITNMITAMGCGIGDEYNEEKLRYHKIIIMTDADVDGSHIQTLLLTFFFRYYRHIIENGYLYLAQPPLYLYKKGKKEIYFKNDRMLNDYLIENGVESLEVESIGTNDLIAYFKMVDHYRTSLEALERRYALIDLIRHFIENSDLVSLAYDKMYIEVEKFLTDGGNNILTKVISEDSIHLFVQTKDGMEELMINDELFAAPHFNEANFVYNKIKEWNINFEDDVLEVLENITSYAKKGAYIQRYKGLGEMNPDQLWETTMTPENRTLLQVTIEDAEVASDAFTLFMGDEVEPRRNYIETHAKDVKHLDV